One stretch of Brachyhypopomus gauderio isolate BG-103 chromosome 8, BGAUD_0.2, whole genome shotgun sequence DNA includes these proteins:
- the phb2b gene encoding prohibitin-2b, with protein MANKDPNGFLQHLRDIVNRLSSGSRGVGIGLKLLIGAGALAYGVKEATYTVEGGQRAIVFNRIGGMQMDTVLAEGLHFRIPWFQYPIIYDIRAKPRKISSLTGSKDLQMVNIALRVLSRPMASNLPFMYQQLGTDYDERVLPSIVNEVLKSVVAKFNASQLITQRAQVSLLIRRDLFERAKDFNIILDDVAITELSFSKEYTAAVEAKQVAQQEAQRAQFFVEKAKQDQKQKIIQAEGEAQAAKMLGEAVTKNPGYLKLRRIRAAQNIAKTVATSQNRVYLNADSLVLNLQDESFNRLSLGKK; from the exons ATGGCGAATAAAGATCCAAAC GGGTTCCTTCAGCACCTGAGGGACATTGTTAACCGCCTGTCCTCTGGCTCCAGAGGAGTAGGGATTGGGCTTAAGTTACTTATTGGTGCCGGTGCTCTTGCCTATGGAGTCAAAGAGGCCACATACACGG TGGAAGGGGGTCAGCGAGCAATCGTCTTTAACAGAATTGGTGGAATGCAGATGGACACGGTGTTGGCTGAGGGGCTTCACTTTAG GATACCATGGTTTCAGTACCCCATTATATACGATATCAGAGCAAAACCACGGAAGATTTCCTCTTTGACTGGAAGTAAAG ACCTTCAGATGGTGAACATCGCACTACGGGTTTTGTCACGTCCCATGGCATCCAACCTTCCATTCATGTACCAGCAGCTGGGGACGGACTACGATGAGCGTGTGCTGCCCTCCATCGTTAACGAGGTTCTGAAGAGTGTGGTGGCCAAGTTCAACGCCTCGCAGCTCATCACGCAACGAGCCCAG GTTTCTTTATTGATCCGCCGGGACCTCTTTGAGCGAGCTAAGGACTTCAACATTATCCTTGATGATGTGGCTATTACAGAGCTGAGCTTCAGTAAAGAGTACACAGCAGCTGTGGAGGCCAAACAAGTTG CCCAGCAGGAGGCGCAGAGAGCTCAGTTCTTTGTGGAGAAAGCCAAACAAGACCAAAAACAGAAGATCATCCAAGCAGAAGGAGAGGCCCAAGCAGCTAAAATG TTAGGCGAGGCAGTTACGAAGAATCCTGGTTATCTGAAACTTCGCAGGATCCGGGCAGCTCAGAACATTGCCAAAACG GTTGCCACCTCCCAGAACAGAGTGTATCTGAATGCAGATAGTCTAGTCCTGAACCTCCAAGATGAGTCTTTTAACAG ATTGTCACTGGGGAAAAAGTAA
- the pde6d gene encoding retinal rod rhodopsin-sensitive cGMP 3',5'-cyclic phosphodiesterase subunit delta isoform X1 → MSSVEDRAKEILRGFKLNWMNLRDAETGKVLWQGTEDLSVPGVEHEARVPKKILKCKAVSRELNFSSSEKLEKFRLEQKVLFKGQCLEEWFFEFGFVIPNSTNTWQSLIEAAPESQMMPANVLTGNVVIETKFYDDDLHVSTSRVRLFYV, encoded by the exons ATGTCTTCGGTCGAAGACAGGGCGAAGGAGATCCTGAGAGGTTTTAAACT AAACTGGATGAACCTGAGGGATGCAGAGACAGGGAAGGTTCTCTGGCAGGGTACTGAAGATCTGTCTGTCCCTGGTGTAGAACATGAAG CTCGGGTTCCCAAGAAGATCCTAAAATGTAAAGCAGTCTCCAGAGAGCTCAACTTTTCCTCATCGGAAAAACTGGAAAAGTTCCGTCTGGAGCAAAAGGTTCTCTTCAAAGGCCAGTGTCTAGAAG AGTGGTTCTTTGAATTTGGCTTTGTGATACCCAATTCTACAAACACATGGCAGTCTTTGATAGAGGCAGCACCAGAATCACAGATGATGCCTGCCAATGTGTTAAC TGGAAATGTGGTTATAGAGACAAAGTTCTATGATGACGATCTTCATGTCAGCACCTCCCGAGTACGGCTATTCTATGTCTGA
- the pde6d gene encoding retinal rod rhodopsin-sensitive cGMP 3',5'-cyclic phosphodiesterase subunit delta isoform X2 gives MNLRDAETGKVLWQGTEDLSVPGVEHEARVPKKILKCKAVSRELNFSSSEKLEKFRLEQKVLFKGQCLEEWFFEFGFVIPNSTNTWQSLIEAAPESQMMPANVLTGNVVIETKFYDDDLHVSTSRVRLFYV, from the exons ATGAACCTGAGGGATGCAGAGACAGGGAAGGTTCTCTGGCAGGGTACTGAAGATCTGTCTGTCCCTGGTGTAGAACATGAAG CTCGGGTTCCCAAGAAGATCCTAAAATGTAAAGCAGTCTCCAGAGAGCTCAACTTTTCCTCATCGGAAAAACTGGAAAAGTTCCGTCTGGAGCAAAAGGTTCTCTTCAAAGGCCAGTGTCTAGAAG AGTGGTTCTTTGAATTTGGCTTTGTGATACCCAATTCTACAAACACATGGCAGTCTTTGATAGAGGCAGCACCAGAATCACAGATGATGCCTGCCAATGTGTTAAC TGGAAATGTGGTTATAGAGACAAAGTTCTATGATGACGATCTTCATGTCAGCACCTCCCGAGTACGGCTATTCTATGTCTGA